A stretch of Brachyspira suanatina DNA encodes these proteins:
- a CDS encoding tRNA (cytidine(34)-2'-O)-methyltransferase produces MYQKKINDDFNIIIALYRPEIPANTGNIGRLCVGLNIPLHIVSKPSFIISSKEVKRAGLDYWEHLQLVKHENENTFLEYCNNNNKRIVPITKFGKHRYDEFLYSNNDILLFGRESTGLRESLWENDLENSVYIPMSDNIRSINVSNTAAIVAYEAYRHIVLINN; encoded by the coding sequence ATGTATCAAAAAAAAATAAATGATGATTTTAATATAATTATAGCTCTATATCGTCCTGAAATACCTGCTAATACAGGAAATATTGGAAGATTATGTGTTGGACTTAATATACCTTTACATATAGTTTCCAAGCCTTCTTTCATAATAAGTTCTAAAGAAGTAAAACGTGCTGGACTTGATTATTGGGAACATTTGCAATTAGTAAAGCATGAAAATGAAAATACTTTTTTAGAATACTGCAATAATAACAATAAAAGAATAGTGCCTATTACGAAATTTGGAAAACATAGATATGATGAGTTTCTATATTCTAATAATGATATACTTTTATTTGGCAGAGAATCAACTGGGCTTAGAGAATCATTATGGGAAAATGATTTAGAGAATTCTGTATATATACCTATGAGTGATAATATACGTTCTATAAATGTATCGAACACTGCAGCTATAGTTGCTTATGAAGCATACAGACATATTGTTCTAATTAATAATTAA
- a CDS encoding fumarate hydratase yields the protein MDVHFTGVNLTDAINKGVALGYTKSYLRKSVLNDPIDRKNTTNNTPAIIHYNILDTDKLRITTDLKVSAVKIMFIKYFSINNFFTG from the coding sequence GTGCATTTTACCGGCGTTAATTTAACAGATGCTATTAATAAAGGTGTTGCTTTAGGATATACAAAAAGCTATTTGAGAAAGTCGGTATTAAATGATCCGATAGACAGAAAAAATACTACTAATAATACTCCTGCAATAATACATTATAATATTTTAGATACTGATAAATTGAGAATCACAACTGACTTAAAGGTTTCAGCAGTAAAAATTATGTTTATTAAATATTTTAGTATCAATAATTTTTTTACAGGTTAA